From Streptomyces asiaticus, one genomic window encodes:
- a CDS encoding alpha/beta hydrolase: MLLTDDGVSIEACYQPSPGPGTEPSDQLALVVGHGFSGALERPALRRVASVFQQRTAVITFSFRGHGRSGGRSTVGDREVLDLAAAVRWARRLGHRRVATVGFSMGGSVVIRQAALYGKTDEIQPLQDVHQGERTGRSPGRTDGVLGSPGDVPGSPGEVTDASAGEATDAPAGPIDGAAPDAVVAVSSPARWYYRGTAPMRRLHWAITRPTGRLVSRYGLRTRIDPGGWAVDPLSPVAAAPLIAPTPLLIVHGDRDPYFPLDHPRMLASAADPSTSELWIEPGYGHAETAASPDLLARIADWAAAHA; encoded by the coding sequence ATGCTGCTGACCGATGACGGGGTCTCGATCGAGGCGTGCTACCAACCTTCCCCGGGGCCCGGCACCGAACCCTCCGACCAGCTCGCGCTGGTGGTCGGACACGGCTTCTCCGGCGCCCTGGAGCGCCCCGCGCTGCGGCGGGTGGCATCGGTGTTTCAGCAGCGTACGGCCGTGATCACGTTCTCGTTCCGAGGCCATGGGCGGTCCGGCGGACGGTCCACGGTCGGCGATCGCGAGGTGCTGGATCTGGCCGCCGCGGTGCGCTGGGCGCGCCGGCTCGGACATCGGCGAGTGGCCACGGTCGGCTTCTCGATGGGCGGGTCGGTGGTGATCCGGCAGGCGGCGCTCTACGGGAAGACTGATGAAATCCAGCCGTTGCAAGACGTACACCAGGGGGAGCGCACAGGGCGCTCGCCGGGGCGCACGGACGGCGTACTCGGGTCCCCCGGGGACGTGCCCGGGTCCCCCGGGGAGGTGACCGACGCGTCCGCCGGGGAGGCGACCGACGCGCCCGCCGGGCCGATCGACGGCGCCGCGCCCGATGCCGTCGTCGCCGTGAGCTCACCCGCCCGCTGGTACTACCGCGGCACCGCGCCCATGCGGCGGCTCCACTGGGCGATCACCCGGCCGACCGGGCGGCTGGTCTCCCGCTACGGGCTGCGCACTCGCATCGACCCCGGCGGCTGGGCCGTCGATCCGCTGTCCCCGGTGGCCGCCGCGCCGCTGATCGCGCCGACGCCGCTGCTGATCGTGCACGGCGACCGGGATCCGTACTTCCCGCTGGACCATCCGCGGATGCTGGCGTCGGCGGCGGACCCGTCCACCTCGGAGCTGTGGATCGAGCCGGGTTACGGCCACGCCGAGACCGCCGCCTCCCCCGATCTGCTGGCCCGCATCGCCGACTGGGCCGCGGCCCACGCCTGA
- a CDS encoding response regulator transcription factor has protein sequence MSSLLLLTNALQPSTEVLPALGLLLHSVRVAPAEGPALVDTPGADVILIDGRRDLPQVRSLCQLLRSTGPGCPLILVVTEGGLAAVTADWGIDDVLLDTAGPAEVEARLRLAMGRQQITTDDSPMEIRNGDLSVDEATYSAKLKGRVLDLTFKEFELLKYLAQHPGRVFTRAQLLQEVWGYDYFGGTRTVDVHVRRLRAKLGPEHESLIGTVRNVGYRFVAPEKVERAAEEARAKAAARDAGAGGAARDAGAGGAARGGLPDGGAGSAARTAAARPANS, from the coding sequence ATGAGTTCCCTCCTGCTGCTGACCAACGCACTCCAGCCCTCGACGGAGGTGCTCCCCGCCCTCGGCCTGCTGCTGCACAGCGTGCGGGTGGCCCCCGCCGAAGGCCCCGCCCTGGTGGACACCCCGGGCGCCGACGTCATCCTGATCGACGGCCGCCGCGATCTGCCGCAGGTGCGCAGCCTGTGCCAGCTGCTGCGGTCCACCGGCCCCGGCTGTCCGCTGATCCTGGTGGTGACCGAGGGCGGGCTCGCCGCCGTCACCGCCGACTGGGGCATCGACGACGTCCTGCTGGACACCGCGGGCCCGGCGGAGGTCGAGGCCCGGCTGCGGCTGGCCATGGGCCGCCAGCAGATCACCACGGACGACAGCCCGATGGAGATCCGCAACGGCGATCTGTCGGTCGACGAGGCCACCTACAGCGCCAAGCTCAAGGGGCGTGTGCTCGATCTCACATTCAAGGAGTTCGAGCTGCTGAAGTACCTCGCCCAGCACCCCGGCCGGGTCTTCACCCGGGCACAGCTGCTCCAGGAGGTCTGGGGGTACGACTACTTCGGTGGCACCCGCACCGTGGACGTCCACGTCCGGCGGCTGCGCGCCAAGCTGGGCCCGGAGCACGAGTCCCTGATCGGCACGGTGCGGAACGTGGGCTACCGCTTCGTCGCGCCGGAGAAGGTCGAGCGCGCCGCCGAGGAGGCCCGGGCCAAGGCGGCGGCGCGGGACGCCGGAGCGGGCGGCGCGGCGCGGGACGCCGGAGCGGGCGGCGCGGCGCGGGGCGGGCTCCCCGACGGCGGGGCCGGCTCCGCGGCGAGGACCGCTGCCGCACGACCGGCCAACAGCTAG
- a CDS encoding LacI family DNA-binding transcriptional regulator yields MAKVTRDDVARLAGTSTAVVSYVINNGPRPVAPATRERVLAAIKELGYRPDRVAQAMASRRTDLIGLIVPDARQPFFAEMAHAVEQAAAERGKMVLVGNSDYLDEREVHYLRAFLGMRVSGLILISQGPSENAAAEIEAWDARVVLLHERPEAIDDVAVVLDDVGGAQLAVRHLLEHGHDYVACLGGTEITPTVGDPVTDHVEGWRRAMHEAGRPTDGRLFQAPYNRYDAYKVALDLLAGPDRPPAIFCATDDQAFGVLRAARELRIDVPEELAVAGFDDVKEAHLTDPPLTTVGSDRPAMARAAVDLVLDDGVRLAGSRRERVKQFPSALVVRHSCGCA; encoded by the coding sequence GTGGCCAAGGTGACGCGGGATGATGTGGCAAGGCTTGCGGGAACGTCGACCGCGGTCGTCAGTTACGTCATCAATAACGGACCCCGGCCGGTCGCCCCGGCCACGCGCGAGCGGGTGCTCGCCGCGATCAAGGAGCTCGGCTACCGGCCGGACCGGGTCGCGCAGGCGATGGCGAGCCGCCGGACCGATCTCATAGGGCTGATCGTTCCGGACGCCCGGCAGCCGTTCTTCGCGGAGATGGCGCACGCCGTCGAGCAGGCGGCCGCCGAGCGCGGAAAGATGGTGCTCGTCGGCAACTCGGACTACCTGGACGAGCGCGAGGTGCACTATCTGCGCGCCTTCCTGGGGATGCGGGTGTCCGGGCTGATCCTCATCAGCCAGGGCCCGAGCGAGAACGCGGCGGCGGAGATCGAGGCCTGGGACGCCCGGGTGGTGCTGCTGCACGAGCGGCCCGAGGCGATCGACGACGTGGCGGTGGTGCTGGACGACGTCGGCGGCGCGCAGCTCGCGGTGCGGCATCTGCTGGAGCACGGCCATGACTATGTGGCCTGCCTCGGCGGCACCGAGATAACCCCGACCGTCGGCGACCCGGTCACCGACCATGTGGAGGGCTGGCGCCGCGCGATGCACGAGGCCGGGCGGCCGACCGACGGGCGGCTCTTCCAGGCCCCTTACAACCGCTACGACGCCTATAAGGTCGCGCTCGATCTGCTCGCCGGCCCCGACCGGCCCCCGGCCATCTTCTGCGCCACCGACGACCAGGCGTTCGGGGTGCTGCGGGCGGCGCGTGAGTTGCGGATCGATGTCCCCGAAGAGCTCGCGGTGGCCGGTTTCGACGATGTGAAGGAAGCCCACCTCACCGACCCCCCGCTGACCACGGTCGGCTCCGACCGCCCCGCGATGGCGCGCGCCGCGGTCGACCTGGTCCTGGACGACGGCGTCCGCCTCGCCGGCTCCCGCCGCGAACGCGTCAAGCAGTTCCCGTCGGCCCTGGTGGTCCGCCACTCCTGCGGCTGCGCATAG
- a CDS encoding SDR family oxidoreductase yields MSAPAALITGGTSGIGKATAELLHSRGYRVMVTGVGNAANAGLPEDVAVVRADARSLPDIDHAMDRARTRFGSLDLLFLNAGVSRPGPIESTDEDAFDALFDINVKGNFFTLQKALPLLNEGASVVFTVGAGEGIGSAMTAAKGALLPLMRSLALELAPRRIRVNAVSPGMIDTPAYGKLGVSQEMIDSWARDVPLGRVGAPADIAEAVAFLASDAAGYITGDNLTVSGGIGVHSRP; encoded by the coding sequence ATGTCCGCACCCGCAGCTCTGATCACCGGTGGCACCAGCGGCATCGGCAAGGCGACCGCCGAACTGCTCCACTCCCGCGGCTACCGCGTCATGGTCACCGGCGTCGGCAATGCCGCCAATGCCGGACTTCCCGAAGACGTCGCGGTCGTCCGGGCCGACGCACGGTCCCTGCCGGACATCGACCACGCGATGGACCGGGCACGCACCCGATTCGGCTCCCTCGACCTGCTCTTCCTCAACGCGGGCGTCTCCCGTCCCGGCCCGATCGAGTCAACCGACGAAGACGCCTTCGACGCCCTGTTCGACATCAACGTCAAGGGAAACTTCTTCACCCTGCAAAAGGCGCTCCCGCTCCTCAACGAGGGCGCCTCGGTCGTGTTCACCGTGGGCGCCGGCGAGGGGATCGGATCCGCCATGACGGCCGCCAAGGGCGCTCTGCTGCCCCTCATGCGGTCCCTCGCGCTCGAACTCGCCCCCCGCCGCATCCGCGTCAACGCCGTCAGCCCGGGAATGATCGACACCCCTGCCTACGGCAAGCTGGGCGTCTCCCAGGAAATGATCGACTCCTGGGCGCGGGACGTCCCGCTCGGCCGCGTCGGCGCTCCCGCCGACATCGCCGAAGCCGTGGCCTTCCTCGCCTCGGACGCGGCCGGCTACATCACCGGCGACAACCTCACCGTCTCCGGCGGCATCGGCGTGCACTCCCGCCCCTGA
- a CDS encoding TetR/AcrR family transcriptional regulator codes for MKQEGKTATGAPATLWDRTRQLASQEILETALRLFTEQGYDETTIAQIAREAGVSQRTLFRYFGTKEDLLGGDQGRFGRVLADTIGEQPAEAGVWEALRAGVAAVLALHDSREQALERFRLLHNTASLRAGWLEKRLRFQEELLPLVEARMGAAVGSADPRARAVIATAFACLDAASMAWVDNDGKGDIMDLYDECLAAVRG; via the coding sequence ATGAAGCAGGAAGGCAAGACGGCGACGGGCGCACCGGCCACGCTGTGGGACCGGACACGGCAGCTGGCCTCCCAGGAGATCCTCGAGACGGCTCTGCGCCTGTTCACCGAGCAGGGCTACGACGAGACGACCATCGCCCAGATCGCCCGGGAGGCCGGTGTCTCCCAGCGCACCCTCTTCCGCTACTTCGGCACCAAGGAGGACCTTCTCGGCGGCGACCAGGGCCGGTTCGGGCGAGTCCTGGCGGACACGATCGGCGAACAGCCCGCCGAAGCCGGTGTCTGGGAGGCCCTGCGCGCGGGAGTCGCCGCCGTACTGGCCCTGCACGACAGCCGCGAACAGGCCCTGGAGCGGTTCCGCCTCCTGCACAACACCGCCTCGCTGCGCGCCGGTTGGCTCGAAAAGCGGCTGCGGTTCCAGGAGGAGCTGCTGCCGCTCGTGGAGGCGCGTATGGGCGCCGCTGTCGGCAGTGCGGATCCGAGGGCCCGCGCGGTGATCGCGACGGCGTTCGCGTGCCTGGACGCCGCGTCGATGGCGTGGGTCGACAACGACGGTAAGGGCGACATCATGGACCTGTACGACGAGTGCCTGGCCGCGGTGCGCGGCTGA
- a CDS encoding S1C family serine protease translates to MTDSTRRSGADEPYPYAYGGGAGYPDPPAYQPQQPVTTPSGVTVWPGDGSGSGGNGAGEGGGAFASEGAHGGGGRRRARVSRPVALIAAVAAVSALVGGGAAALVTNATQKSDTTVSTPVVNANSTSHSGVSAVAAAVSPSIVEVSASGTSGQSTGSGVVITSGGEIITNNHVVSGADAIKVTFSDGSKKTATVVGTDSKKDLALIKVEGASGLKAASLGDSSKITVGDQVVAIGSPEGLTGTVTSGIVSALDRDVTVSTGQGQGQGQDGQGPGGGGQWPFEFGGGRYNGDVGSSTTTYKAIQTDASLNPGNSGGALINMSGQVIGINSAMYSAASGQNAGSAGSVGLGFSIPINTVKSDLASLRAGGSDSNT, encoded by the coding sequence ATGACGGACAGCACACGCCGCAGCGGCGCAGACGAGCCCTATCCCTACGCGTACGGTGGCGGCGCGGGGTATCCCGATCCGCCCGCGTACCAGCCTCAGCAGCCGGTCACCACGCCGTCCGGGGTCACCGTATGGCCGGGTGACGGCAGTGGCAGCGGCGGGAACGGCGCGGGGGAGGGCGGCGGCGCGTTCGCGAGTGAGGGGGCGCACGGGGGCGGGGGGCGGCGCAGGGCACGGGTCTCGCGGCCGGTCGCGCTGATCGCGGCCGTGGCGGCGGTCTCGGCGCTCGTGGGCGGCGGAGCGGCCGCGCTGGTCACCAACGCCACGCAGAAGTCCGACACCACGGTCTCCACCCCCGTGGTCAACGCCAACTCCACCAGCCACAGCGGGGTTTCGGCCGTCGCGGCGGCCGTCAGCCCCAGCATCGTGGAGGTCAGCGCCAGCGGCACCAGTGGCCAGTCCACCGGCTCCGGCGTGGTCATCACCAGCGGCGGCGAGATCATCACCAACAACCACGTGGTCTCCGGCGCCGACGCGATCAAGGTGACGTTCAGCGACGGCAGCAAGAAGACCGCGACGGTCGTCGGCACCGACAGCAAGAAGGACCTCGCCCTGATCAAGGTGGAGGGCGCGAGCGGGCTGAAGGCCGCGTCCCTCGGCGACTCCAGCAAGATCACGGTGGGCGACCAGGTCGTGGCCATCGGCTCGCCGGAGGGCCTCACCGGCACCGTCACCAGCGGCATCGTCTCCGCGCTCGACCGTGACGTCACCGTCTCCACGGGCCAGGGTCAGGGCCAGGGCCAGGACGGTCAGGGGCCGGGCGGCGGCGGGCAGTGGCCGTTCGAGTTCGGCGGCGGCCGGTACAACGGCGACGTCGGTTCCTCGACCACCACCTACAAGGCCATCCAGACCGACGCCTCGCTCAACCCCGGCAACTCCGGCGGCGCGCTGATCAACATGAGCGGCCAGGTGATCGGCATCAACTCCGCGATGTACTCCGCGGCCTCGGGCCAGAACGCCGGCAGCGCGGGCAGTGTCGGTCTCGGCTTCTCGATCCCGATCAACACCGTCAAGTCCGATCTCGCCTCCCTCCGCGCGGGCGGAAGTGACAGCAACACCTGA
- a CDS encoding response regulator transcription factor — MSPADHGDQPSRILIVDDEPAVREALQRSLVFEGYTTETAVDGLDALAKVGSYDPELIVLDVLMPRMDGLTAARRLRATGVTLPILMLTARDTVGDRVTGLDAGADDYLVKPFELDELLARIRALLRRSSYAAQQGAALPEGDILAFGDLRMDLTTREVVRGARRVELTRTEFTLLEMFLAHPRQVLTREQILKAVWGFEFEPSSNSLDVYVMYLRRKTEAGGEPRLVHTVRGVGYVLRPAEGEPS; from the coding sequence ATGAGCCCCGCCGACCACGGCGATCAGCCGTCCCGCATCCTGATCGTCGACGACGAGCCGGCCGTCCGGGAAGCCCTTCAGCGCAGCCTCGTCTTCGAGGGCTACACGACCGAGACCGCCGTGGACGGACTGGACGCGCTGGCCAAGGTCGGCTCCTACGACCCCGAGCTGATCGTGCTCGATGTGCTGATGCCCCGGATGGACGGGCTGACCGCCGCGCGGCGGCTGCGCGCCACCGGGGTGACGCTGCCGATCCTCATGCTCACCGCGCGGGACACGGTCGGCGACCGGGTCACCGGACTCGACGCGGGCGCCGACGACTACCTCGTCAAACCCTTCGAACTGGACGAACTGCTGGCCCGCATCCGCGCCCTGCTCCGCCGCAGCTCCTACGCCGCCCAGCAGGGCGCCGCGCTGCCCGAGGGGGACATACTGGCCTTCGGCGATCTGCGGATGGACCTGACGACCCGCGAGGTCGTCCGGGGCGCGCGCCGCGTCGAGCTGACCCGGACCGAGTTCACCCTGCTGGAGATGTTCCTGGCCCATCCCCGCCAGGTGCTCACCCGTGAGCAGATCCTGAAGGCGGTGTGGGGCTTCGAGTTCGAGCCGTCGTCCAACTCGCTGGACGTGTACGTGATGTATCTGCGCCGTAAGACCGAGGCGGGCGGCGAGCCGCGGCTCGTGCACACCGTGCGCGGGGTGGGGTACGTCCTGCGGCCCGCGGAGGGCGAGCCCTCGTGA
- a CDS encoding HAMP domain-containing sensor histidine kinase has product MRFRRLPLRSRLALLTAVAVAVAVAVSAFASWLIVREQLSAQLDSSLRNVTVDERNVLSILEACQSPDGADDRTPHALGSYSVQIVLADGSRCTQPGATKLPVTTADVAVAVGERPSALHDATGAGGEDMRVFTYRPASGPGSPLPRGIAVSMARPLSEVAHPLGTLALVLALVAGVGVVGAGAAGLWIARTGLKPVDRLTEAVEHVARTEDLAVRIPTEGDDEIARLSRSFNSMTAALASSRDRQQQLIADAGHELRTPLTSLRTNIELLARSEETGRALPPADRKALMGSVKAQMTELAALIGNLQELSRPDAVPGSGPPQVVALHEVARTALERARLRGAHLTINASIEPWYVRGEVTALERALVNLLDNAVKFSPSGGVIDVVLRSGEVRVRDHGPGIPAEELPHVFERFWRSPSARSLPGSGLGLSIVARTVQQSGGQVGLEPAPGGGTVAWLRLPGAPTAPPEIDLS; this is encoded by the coding sequence GTGAGGTTCCGCAGACTGCCGCTGCGCTCGCGGCTGGCCCTGCTGACCGCCGTGGCGGTCGCGGTCGCGGTGGCGGTGTCCGCGTTCGCGTCCTGGCTGATCGTCCGGGAGCAGCTCAGCGCCCAACTCGACTCGTCCCTGCGCAACGTCACGGTGGACGAGCGCAATGTGCTGAGCATCCTGGAGGCGTGCCAGAGCCCCGACGGCGCCGACGACCGCACCCCGCACGCCCTCGGCTCGTACTCCGTGCAGATCGTGCTGGCCGACGGGAGCCGTTGCACCCAGCCCGGGGCGACCAAGCTGCCGGTGACCACCGCCGATGTGGCCGTGGCCGTCGGGGAGCGGCCGAGCGCGCTGCATGACGCGACGGGCGCGGGTGGCGAGGACATGCGGGTGTTCACCTACCGGCCGGCCTCCGGCCCCGGCAGCCCGCTGCCGCGCGGGATCGCCGTCTCCATGGCGCGCCCGCTGAGCGAGGTCGCGCATCCGCTGGGCACGCTCGCGCTGGTCCTGGCCCTCGTCGCCGGGGTGGGCGTCGTGGGCGCGGGAGCGGCGGGCCTGTGGATCGCCAGGACCGGGCTCAAGCCGGTGGACCGGCTGACCGAGGCGGTCGAGCATGTGGCCCGCACCGAGGATCTGGCCGTGCGCATCCCGACGGAGGGCGATGACGAGATCGCCCGGCTGTCCCGGTCGTTCAACTCCATGACGGCGGCCCTCGCCTCCTCCCGCGACCGTCAGCAGCAGCTGATCGCGGACGCGGGGCATGAGCTGCGCACCCCGCTGACCTCGCTGCGGACCAATATCGAGCTGCTCGCGCGCAGCGAGGAGACCGGCCGCGCGCTCCCGCCCGCCGACCGTAAGGCGCTCATGGGGAGCGTCAAGGCGCAGATGACCGAGCTGGCGGCGCTGATCGGCAATCTTCAGGAGCTGTCCCGCCCCGACGCCGTGCCCGGCAGCGGGCCCCCACAGGTGGTCGCCCTGCACGAGGTGGCGCGGACGGCCCTGGAGCGGGCCCGGCTGCGCGGCGCCCATCTCACGATCAACGCCTCGATCGAACCCTGGTACGTCCGCGGCGAGGTGACCGCCCTGGAGCGGGCGCTGGTCAATCTGCTCGACAACGCCGTGAAGTTCAGCCCTTCGGGTGGTGTGATCGACGTCGTCCTCAGAAGCGGAGAGGTACGGGTGCGCGACCATGGCCCCGGCATCCCCGCCGAGGAACTGCCGCATGTCTTCGAGCGCTTCTGGCGCTCCCCGTCCGCCCGCAGCCTGCCCGGCTCGGGCCTCGGGCTGTCGATCGTGGCCCGTACGGTCCAGCAGTCGGGCGGCCAGGTGGGTCTGGAACCGGCCCCGGGCGGCGGCACGGTCGCCTGGCTCAGACTCCCGGGCGCGCCGACGGCTCCGCCGGAGATCGACTTGAGCTGA
- a CDS encoding LmeA family phospholipid-binding protein, which produces MRSPTRIRSPQPPYPHDSSPGVHYRNPYEELADLADPYDPNDPLGLGLTSDDDDDADLGGRRDKPAASGSGDDGEQWSPPNHRRSSRRRRGRFRAVPRTAKALIGLVVLALLLVLGDRWAVMYAERKAEQELQKKLNLATAPNVTIHGFPFLTQVLGKDLQQVDIAVPDVAADRVSLAEVRAQVQDIRIVGDLPSSFRGARVGRMKGDVLLSFEDLSRELGASQVRFRALGPNSVRADGKLPVAGQQVSLHAQAHIRRQGDRGISTSVTDMRLDIPGIATYRPGPEPRPGLYLHKKAATQISEDSEKVQALLSIPSVAEKLGVPPAEAGQALNDERKLDEITGSPRFVPALLAVNLVQAANDHPQLARKLGIDPTVAAALARMKVPELTNKLELSFQLPEKAKGIRLANIGVSPEGIRADLTGAGLNFGKTR; this is translated from the coding sequence ATGCGATCCCCCACACGCATACGTTCACCACAGCCCCCATATCCTCACGACAGTTCACCTGGCGTTCACTACCGGAACCCGTACGAGGAACTCGCCGACCTGGCCGACCCGTACGATCCGAACGATCCCCTGGGTCTCGGCCTGACGTCGGACGATGACGACGACGCCGACCTCGGCGGGCGCAGAGACAAGCCGGCCGCCTCGGGCTCCGGGGACGACGGCGAGCAGTGGTCACCGCCCAACCACCGCCGCTCGTCCCGGCGTCGGCGCGGCCGCTTCCGGGCGGTGCCGCGCACCGCGAAGGCGCTGATCGGGCTGGTCGTGCTGGCGCTGCTGCTGGTGCTGGGCGACCGCTGGGCGGTGATGTACGCCGAGCGCAAGGCCGAACAGGAGCTCCAGAAGAAGCTGAATCTGGCCACGGCACCGAACGTGACCATCCACGGCTTCCCCTTCCTCACCCAGGTGCTGGGCAAGGACCTCCAGCAGGTCGACATCGCCGTGCCGGACGTGGCGGCCGACCGGGTCTCGCTCGCCGAGGTGCGTGCCCAGGTCCAGGACATCCGGATCGTGGGGGATCTGCCCAGCTCCTTCAGGGGCGCGAGGGTGGGCCGGATGAAGGGCGATGTGCTGCTGTCCTTCGAGGACCTCAGCCGTGAACTGGGCGCCTCCCAGGTGCGGTTCCGGGCGCTGGGACCCAACTCGGTGCGCGCGGACGGGAAGCTGCCGGTCGCGGGCCAGCAGGTGTCGCTGCACGCCCAGGCACATATCCGGCGCCAGGGAGACCGTGGGATCTCCACCAGCGTCACCGATATGCGGCTGGACATCCCCGGGATCGCGACCTACCGGCCCGGCCCCGAGCCGCGCCCCGGGCTGTATCTGCACAAGAAGGCGGCTACGCAGATCAGCGAGGACTCCGAGAAGGTGCAGGCGCTGCTGTCGATCCCGTCGGTGGCGGAGAAGCTCGGGGTGCCGCCGGCGGAGGCGGGGCAGGCGCTGAACGACGAGCGGAAGCTGGACGAGATCACGGGCTCGCCGCGGTTCGTCCCCGCGCTGCTCGCGGTCAACCTCGTCCAGGCGGCCAACGACCATCCCCAGCTGGCCAGGAAGCTCGGCATCGATCCGACGGTCGCCGCCGCGCTGGCGCGGATGAAGGTGCCGGAGCTGACGAACAAGCTGGAGCTCTCCTTCCAGTTGCCCGAAAAGGCCAAGGGCATCCGGTTGGCGAACATCGGTGTCTCCCCGGAGGGGATCAGGGCGGATCTGACCGGTGCGGGGCTGAATTTCGGAAAGACCCGCTGA
- a CDS encoding RNA recognition motif domain-containing protein, which produces MSKRLHVGNLSYQTTTRDLATLFGQFGEVLDATVITDRESGRSRGFGFVEMDEVAAEKAMAQLDGCEMDGRAVTVTEARAVSRGTR; this is translated from the coding sequence ATGTCCAAACGACTGCATGTGGGCAACTTGAGCTATCAGACGACGACACGGGACCTGGCGACCCTGTTCGGGCAGTTCGGCGAGGTGCTGGACGCGACCGTGATCACCGACCGGGAGAGCGGCCGCTCGCGGGGGTTCGGGTTCGTGGAGATGGACGAGGTGGCCGCGGAGAAGGCGATGGCCCAGCTCGACGGCTGCGAGATGGACGGCAGGGCGGTGACGGTCACCGAGGCGAGGGCGGTCTCACGCGGCACGCGCTGA
- a CDS encoding NADH:flavin oxidoreductase produces MSISSGAERAAQVLSRPFSVGGLTVRNRIAMAPMTRMFSPGGVPNADVVAYYARRAAAGVGLIITEGTYVDHPSAGLSDSVPRFYGEDALNGWAEVVQQVHSAGGRIAPQIWHVGVSREEGAPPYPEAPVLSPSGVGLDGRPVGRAMTQDDVDAVIAAFADAAAAAERIGFDGVELHGAHGYLIDQFLWGTTNRRTDAYGGDPVSRVRFAAELVAACRKAVSAEFPIIFRMSQWKQDHYDVRMAQTPQELEALLTPLAEAGVDVFHSSTRRYWTPEFEGSDLNLAGWTKKLTGKSTITVGSVGLNQDFVPTFVPGTGSGSAQVADIENLLDRLERDEFDLVAIGRALLADPEWAEKVLTGRADALVPYSVEQLGTLH; encoded by the coding sequence GTGTCCATAAGCAGTGGTGCCGAGCGCGCGGCCCAGGTGCTGTCCCGTCCGTTCAGCGTGGGTGGGCTCACCGTACGCAATCGGATCGCCATGGCGCCGATGACCCGCATGTTCTCGCCGGGCGGTGTGCCCAATGCCGATGTGGTGGCGTACTACGCGCGTCGCGCCGCCGCCGGGGTGGGGCTGATCATTACCGAGGGGACCTATGTCGATCACCCATCGGCCGGACTGAGCGACAGCGTGCCGCGGTTCTACGGGGAGGACGCCCTGAACGGGTGGGCCGAGGTCGTGCAGCAGGTGCACAGCGCCGGTGGGCGGATCGCGCCGCAGATCTGGCACGTGGGGGTTTCGCGGGAGGAGGGGGCGCCGCCCTACCCCGAGGCGCCCGTGCTGAGTCCGTCCGGCGTCGGGCTGGACGGCCGGCCGGTCGGGCGGGCGATGACGCAGGACGACGTGGACGCGGTGATCGCCGCCTTCGCCGACGCGGCCGCCGCGGCCGAGCGGATCGGCTTTGACGGGGTCGAACTGCACGGGGCGCATGGGTACTTGATCGACCAGTTCCTGTGGGGCACCACCAATCGCCGCACCGACGCGTACGGCGGCGACCCGGTGTCCCGGGTCCGCTTCGCGGCCGAGTTGGTGGCCGCCTGCCGTAAGGCCGTCTCCGCCGAGTTCCCGATCATCTTCCGTATGTCCCAGTGGAAGCAGGACCACTACGACGTGCGGATGGCCCAGACCCCGCAGGAGCTGGAGGCGCTGCTCACGCCGTTGGCGGAGGCGGGGGTGGACGTCTTCCACTCGTCCACCCGGCGCTACTGGACGCCGGAGTTCGAGGGCTCGGACCTGAACCTCGCGGGCTGGACGAAGAAGCTCACCGGGAAGTCGACGATCACGGTCGGCTCGGTCGGCCTGAACCAGGACTTCGTGCCGACGTTCGTGCCGGGGACCGGCAGCGGGTCGGCCCAGGTGGCGGACATCGAGAATCTCCTGGACCGGCTGGAGCGGGACGAGTTCGATCTCGTGGCCATCGGGCGGGCCCTGCTCGCCGACCCCGAGTGGGCCGAGAAGGTGCTGACCGGACGCGCGGACGCGCTCGTGCCGTACTCCGTGGAGCAGCTCGGCACGCTGCACTGA